In a single window of the Pseudogemmatithrix spongiicola genome:
- a CDS encoding DNA-binding protein: MRLSFELSEAQQGRLNAIAQRLNVPADALAAAALRDLLDRREAAYEAAAAHVVEKNAELYRRLA, encoded by the coding sequence ATGCGCCTGTCCTTCGAGCTCTCTGAGGCCCAGCAGGGCCGGCTCAACGCCATCGCCCAGCGGCTGAACGTGCCCGCGGATGCGCTGGCGGCCGCGGCCTTGCGCGACCTCCTCGATCGCCGCGAAGCCGCCTATGAGGCTGCCGCCGCGCACGTGGTCGAGAAGAACGCCGAGTTGTATCGCCGGCTCGCGTGA
- a CDS encoding type II toxin-antitoxin system death-on-curing family toxin, whose protein sequence is MTGSPVAARFLSLAEVLDLYGRVLVAGGGSSAIRDLGALESALAQPRATFDDAELYPTLVEKAAALGFSLIRNHPFVDGNKRIGHAALEVFLVLNGHQLEASVDDAERVILGVAAGTIDRDAFAEWIRQHLVTYRLG, encoded by the coding sequence GTGACCGGGTCGCCCGTGGCGGCGCGGTTCCTCTCCCTCGCTGAAGTTCTCGACCTCTACGGTCGCGTCCTTGTCGCGGGTGGTGGCTCGTCCGCCATCCGCGACCTTGGCGCGCTGGAGTCGGCGCTCGCACAGCCGCGAGCGACGTTCGACGACGCCGAGCTCTACCCGACGCTCGTTGAGAAGGCGGCAGCCCTCGGGTTCTCGCTCATCCGGAACCATCCCTTCGTCGACGGCAACAAGCGCATCGGCCACGCGGCGCTCGAAGTCTTTCTGGTGCTCAACGGGCACCAGCTTGAGGCCAGCGTCGACGACGCGGAGCGTGTCATCCTTGGGGTCGCGGCGGGAACCATCGACCGCGACGCATTCGCGGAGTGGATCCGCCAGCACCTGGTGACCTACCGGCTCGGCTGA